GGTGATCTTGCTTATCTGGAAGAGATAGCGGACCTCTGCGATTTTTATGATACCATGCTGGTTGTAGATGAGGCCCACGCAGAAGGGGTTTTCGGGTTGGGAAAGGGCATTGCCTTTGAACGCGGAATTGCTGATCGCGTAGATTTGCACATGGGCGCTTTCTCTAAGGGTTTCGGATCACTTGGCGGAGCTGTCTCCGGGCGTAAGGAGCTGATTTCCTATCTGCGTAACAAGGGGCGTTCCTTTGTGTTTACCACAGCCTTGCCACCGGCGGTAATCGGCGCCAATCTCGCGGCGCTGCGGCTTATCGTTGCGGACCCGTCCCGTGGGCAGCGTTTGCTTGCCATGAGTGCGGATTTGAAAAAAGACCTTGAATCAGCAGGGTTTGATTGCGGTAATTCTCAAAGCCAGATTATTCCTGTCATTCTTGGTGATAATGAAGCAGCCCTAGCCGCACGCGACAGACTTATTGGAGAGGGAATATATGCTGCGGCCATCCGTCCACCGACAGTGCCGGAAGGAACAGCACGTCTGAGGCTTTCGCTGCGGGCAGATTTAACAGAAAGTGATCTGCAGAAAATTAAGTGTGCATTTGCCGGATTGAAGGCGGATCTTTAGTGATGAATATAGTTTTTGTTGCTGGGTGGGCATCAGATCCTTCCCAGTATCCGCAATTTGCAGAGTCAGCCCGTTTCCTGGTTCCCTTTAGCGGATTTAAGCCTGAACAACTTCCCGCGTTAGTCGAAAATGGCGGGGATGTGCTTGTGGGCTGGTCTACTGGCGCGCACATTTTGTTAAAGGAATGCCGCCATCTGTTTGGTCGTTTTGAAAGAGTTGTATTGATTGCCCCGTTTTTATCATTTACGGATTCATTCCCCGTTCGGCTGGTCAGAGGGATGGTTCAGGGGATGGAGAATGATCCTGCCGCAGTGGTTCGCGCTTTCCATGAAAACTGCGCGGAATCAGAACCGCCGTTATATGATCAGGCAAAACATGCTGTCCTTGTGGATGGACTGGAATTTCTTATTTCTTCTAAGATTGAGATAACAGCGAAAGTCTCAGTGCCAAATTTGGTCGTTGTGCGTGGTCGCAATGACCGGATTGTGCGCCGCAAGGCTTTTGATAAAGTCATGACAGTAATTGAAGATGCGCAGATCGTGGAAATCGAAGGCGGACATAAAGTTTCAGAGCCGGAACTGGTGAGTATCATTAAGGGATAATGTTTAAGTGAAAAAGAGAATTCGTCAGTGTTTCGGAAAGGCTGCTGCAAGTTACAGTGATGCAGCCTCTGTGCAGCGTATCGTCGCTAAAAATTGTGCAGTGCTATGTCCGCAAGGCTCCTATGGTCGAGTCCTTGATATCGGCTCGGGAGTTGGTTTTCTGCACGATGAGTTGAAAAAGCATATTAACTGTGCTCAGTATGTTTCTCTGGATCTGGTTCAGCCTATGCTTTTGGAGCAGCTTGGCCGGGGGGTTATGCTGGTTGCGGCTGATGGAGAGGACTTGCCTTTTGCAGATGAAAGCTTTGATATGTTGGTAAGTTCTTCAGCTATGCAGTGGTATGGCGCTCCGGAAAAGTCTATCCCGCAAAGTTTCAGGGTGCTCAAGTCCGGCGGGAAGTTTGCCATAGCTGTTTTCACAGATGGGACACTGCGGGAACTGGCAGATGTCAGTGCCAGAACCGGATTCGGTTCAGTCCAGCAGTTGCGGTCCTGTTCATTTTATGAAGATATTTTTTCAAATATCCCTGAACTGAATGTGAGTTTCGGCAGTGAGGAACATGAACAATTCTTTCCGTCAGTTAAACATTTTTTGAAAAAGCATAAGCAGACCGGGGCCGTTGCATCCAGTGAAAATATTTCATGGGGCAAGGGAAAATATCGCCGGTTTGTTGAAGAATATGAAAAATTATACAGGGGAGGATCAGGAATAAAAGCCAGCTATAGGGTTTTCTTTGCTTACGGAGAAAAATTATAACTGTCAGTTCTGGAGTGAAGGCAGTTTCACCTTTGGCATTTATACTGATCAATATGGATTTTGTTTTAAAGATTTAAGATAGATGAGATTCAGGAGTTGAAATATGTTAGTAGGGGATTGGATGACAAAAGAAGTGCTTACCATTCAGCCGGGAGCACCAATACTTGATGCCATGGTAATGATGCGTGATGCGGGTATCAGACAGATCCCGGTCACCGAAGCATCCGGGCTGGTTGCAGGTATTGTTTCCGACAGGGATATTCGCGACGCCATGCCCTCCAAGTTTTTACCTGGTGACACTGCCTCAGGTAATGGGGAAGGACTGATGGGCCTGAAAATTAAAGATATCATGACCCACGATCCATATATTGTGTCTCCGGATACCT
Above is a genomic segment from Maridesulfovibrio sp. containing:
- a CDS encoding methyltransferase domain-containing protein is translated as MKKRIRQCFGKAAASYSDAASVQRIVAKNCAVLCPQGSYGRVLDIGSGVGFLHDELKKHINCAQYVSLDLVQPMLLEQLGRGVMLVAADGEDLPFADESFDMLVSSSAMQWYGAPEKSIPQSFRVLKSGGKFAIAVFTDGTLRELADVSARTGFGSVQQLRSCSFYEDIFSNIPELNVSFGSEEHEQFFPSVKHFLKKHKQTGAVASSENISWGKGKYRRFVEEYEKLYRGGSGIKASYRVFFAYGEKL
- a CDS encoding 8-amino-7-oxononanoate synthase, which gives rise to MTPKSFYRRIEGELAELKKCSMLREIPDLDNGAAKELVLSGRKLLNLASNDYLGLAMDESLAHASAEAVVNYGCGSAASRLVTGNFQIYDELERELAAFKEQEDCMLFTSGYTANLAIMDSFAGRRTVVFSDKLNHASILDGIRISGARQVRYRHNDLAHLTKRMEAFKDAQERILITDTIFSMDGDLAYLEEIADLCDFYDTMLVVDEAHAEGVFGLGKGIAFERGIADRVDLHMGAFSKGFGSLGGAVSGRKELISYLRNKGRSFVFTTALPPAVIGANLAALRLIVADPSRGQRLLAMSADLKKDLESAGFDCGNSQSQIIPVILGDNEAALAARDRLIGEGIYAAAIRPPTVPEGTARLRLSLRADLTESDLQKIKCAFAGLKADL
- a CDS encoding alpha/beta hydrolase — translated: MNIVFVAGWASDPSQYPQFAESARFLVPFSGFKPEQLPALVENGGDVLVGWSTGAHILLKECRHLFGRFERVVLIAPFLSFTDSFPVRLVRGMVQGMENDPAAVVRAFHENCAESEPPLYDQAKHAVLVDGLEFLISSKIEITAKVSVPNLVVVRGRNDRIVRRKAFDKVMTVIEDAQIVEIEGGHKVSEPELVSIIKG